One Chaetodon trifascialis isolate fChaTrf1 chromosome 12, fChaTrf1.hap1, whole genome shotgun sequence DNA window includes the following coding sequences:
- the LOC139339949 gene encoding trace amine-associated receptor 13c-like, producing MMMEEDELCFPQLLNTSCRRPQRPHSEAVLAHFLLYSASLLTATLNLLVIVSVSHFRQLRSPTNLLLLSLAVSDFFVGLLVMPIEILMTWTCWVLGDLLCALYFFLPVTLISASVGSVVLISIDRYVAICHPLRYPVRITRSVVTISVCLCWTCSVFYSIFLLYDHLKQPGRYNSCHGECVVNIAGDVDVVVAFIVPITVIILLYLRVFAVAASQARAVRSHVTAVRPQPVTKKSELKAARTLGVVVAVFLVCYSPYYCVSLTGRDILIGSSAEAVMSFLMYLNSCLNPVIYALLYPWFRKAVRAIVTLQILQPGSSQTNMLQRH from the exons atgatgatggaggaagATGAACTGTGCTTTCCACAGCTCCTCAACACCTCCTGCAGGAGGCCGCAGCGTCCTCACTCCGAGGCCGTGCTCGCTCACTTCCTGCTTTACTCGGCCTCTCTGCTCACCGCCACGCTCAACCTGCTGGTCATCGTCTCCGTCTCCCACTTCAG GCAGCTCCGCTCCCCCaccaacctcctcctcctctctctggctgtgtctgacttcTTCGTGGGTCTCCTGGTGATGCCGATTGAAATCCTGATGACGTGGACTTGCTGGGTCCTGGGCgacctcctctgtgctctgtaTTTTTTCCTGCCCGTCACGCTCATCTCCGCCTCTGTGGGCAGCGTTGTGCTCATATCAATTGACCGTTACGTGGCGATCTGCCACCCCCTGCGTTACCCCGTCAGGATCACACGCAGCGTCGTCAccatcagtgtttgtctgtgttggACCTGCTCTGTTTTCTACAGCATCTTCCTCTTGTACGATCACCTGAAGCAGCCCGGCAGGTACAACTCCTGTCATGGAGAGTGTGTGGTTAACATCGCAGGAGATGTGGACGTCGTTGTCGCCTTCATCGTTCCCATCACTGTCATCATACTTCTGTATCTCAGAGTGTTTGCGGTGGCGGCGTCTCAGGCTCGTGCCGTGCGCTCTCATGTCACGGCCGTCAGACCGCAGCCGGTGACGAAGAAGTCTGAGCTGAAAGCGGCGAGGACTCTTGGGGTTGTCGTGGCTGTTTTTCTCGTTTGTTACTCTCCGTACTACTGCGTCTCCCTCACAGGCCGCGACATCCTGATCGGCTCTTCGGCCGAGGCCGTCATGAGCTTCCTGATGTACCTGAACTCCTGTCTGAACCCTGTGATCTACGCCCTGCTGTACCCCTGGTTTAGAAAAGCCGTCAGAGCCATCGTGACTCTTCAGATCCTGCAGCCGGGCTCCTCTCAGACCAACatgctgcagagacactga
- the esd gene encoding S-formylglutathione hydrolase translates to MALTQVSSNKCAGGFQKVFEHDSTELKCKMKFAVFLPPKAEAGRCPVMYWLSGLTCTEQNFITKAGSQLPAAEHGLIIVAPDTSPRGCNIEGEDDSWDFGTGAGFYVDSTQDPWKTNYRMYSYVTKELPTLINANFPTDPDRMSISGHSMGGHGALICALKNPGKYKAVSAFAPICNPVQCPWGQKALSGYLGSDRSTWEAYDATVLAASYSGPQLDILIDQGRDDQFLSASQLLPDNLIAVCSEKKIPVVFRLQPGYDHSYFFIYSFMHDHIKHHAKFLNA, encoded by the exons ATGGCGCTCACTCAGGTGTCCTCCAACAAGTGTGCTGGTGGCTTCCAGAAGGTCTTTGAACACGACAG cactGAGCTCAAGTGTAAGATGAAGTTTGCAGTGTTCCTGCCCCCGAAGGCCGAGGCCGGCAGGTGTCCCGTCATGTACTGGCTCTCAG GTCTGACCTGCACCGAGCAGAACTTCATCACTAAAGCCGGCAgtcagcttcctgctgcagagcacGGCCTCATCATCGTCGCCCCGGACACCAGCCCAc GCGGCTGTAACATCGAGGGCGAGGACGACAGCTGGGACTTCGGCACTGGAGCCGGTTTCTACGTGGACTCCACGCAGGACCCCTGGAAGACAAACTACCGCATGTACTCCTACGTCACCAAGGAG ctccCCACACTGATCAACGCTAACTTCCCCACCGACCCGGACAGGATGTCCATCAGCGGTCACTCCATGGGCGGCCACGGGGCGCTCATCTGTGCCCTGAAGAACCCTGGGAAATACAAG gccgTGTCTGCCTTCGCTCCCATCTGTAACCCTGTGCAGTGTCCCTGGGGACAGAAGGCCCTCTCAGGGTACCTGGGCTCCGACCGGTCCACGTGGGAG GCGTACGACGCCACCGTGTTGGCGGCGTCGTACTCCGGCCCTCAGCTCGACATCCTCATCGATCAGGGCCGCGACGACCAGTTCCTGTCGGCCAGCCAGCTGCTGCCCGACAACCTGATCGCCGTCTGCTCCGAGAAGAAAATCCCCGTCGTGTTCAGACTGCAGCCG GGCTACGACCACAGCTACTTCTTCATCTACTCCTTCATGCACGACCACATCAAGCATCACGCCAAGTTCCTGAACGCCTGA